The following coding sequences lie in one Spinacia oleracea cultivar Varoflay chromosome 1, BTI_SOV_V1, whole genome shotgun sequence genomic window:
- the LOC110784442 gene encoding MLP-like protein 34, translated as MAQLQKLEVQVELNCCADKLFGMLMAKQPDIHNLSSQVHTCKVLQDNCITVGSSRKWDFVMDGKSQFLIERIEEIDEKNRKVNRKVIEGELMKHYKTLYNTIEIIETGDATCKVVFSLEYEKINEDAPEPHNVLQFSAGFFKEIACHFTN; from the exons ATGGCTCAATTGCAGAAGTTGGAGGTGCAAGTGGAGCTCAATTGTTGTGCAGACAAGCTCTTTGGAATGCTAATGGCAAAACAGCCAGACATCCACAACCTCTCCAGCCAGGTTCACACTTGTAAGGTCCTACAGGATAATTGCATCACTGTTGGTAGCTCAAGGAAATGGGACTTCGTCATGG ATGGGAAGTCACAATTCTTGATAGAGAgaattgaggaaattgatgagAAGAACAGGAAGGTGAATCGCAAAGTGATTGAAGGGGAGTTAATGAAGCATTACAAAACTCTGTACAACACAATTGAGATCATTGAAACGGGGGATGCAACTTGTAAGGTTGTATTTTCTCTTGAATATGAAAAGATCAATGAAGATGCACCTGAACCTCACAACGTTCTTCAATTTTCAGCTGGTTTCTTCAAGGAAATTGCGTGTCACTTCACCAACTAA
- the LOC110784427 gene encoding mannose/glucose-specific lectin-like isoform X1, translated as MAQAIVKKQAVEYYGPYGSKLPQNYSLQLEDGERFKEVIVTSGSIVDSIGFVVAKRDGTTATYQFGGPGFYEGKVVLKDGEYLTRISGTFGNSPKYLPDNGVLIATMTIHTNLNPNGYGPFGKGIDVENVEKYSSPTTTDGPIVGFLGRNGMYLESAGVMIRKQQVIEIYGPYGSQLSENYRMQLQDGERFKEVIVRYGSIVDSLGLVVAKRDGTTTTYQFGGPGFYEGKVVLKDGEYLTRISGTFGNSPKYLPDNGVLIATMTIHTNLNPNGYGPFGKGIDVENVEKYSSPTTTDGPIVGFLGRNGMYLESTGVMIRKEFPPKKAT; from the exons ATGGCTCAAGCAATTGTCAAG AAGCAAGCGGTTGAATACTATGGGCCTTATGGTTCTAAATTGCCACAAAATTATAGCCTGCAACTAGAAGACGGGGAACGTTTCAAAGAAGTTATAGTAACATCTGGGTCCATAGTGGACTCAATTGGGTTCGTGGTAGCTAAGCGAGATGGGACTACCGCCACTTACCAATTTGGTGGTCCCGGCTTCTATGAAGGCAAG GTGGTACTCAAGGATGGTGAATACTTAACAAGGATTAGTGGAACCTTTGGTAACTCACCTAAATACCTCCCTGATAATGGTGTGTTGATTGCTACAATGACCATACACACCAATTTGAATCCAAATGGATATGGACCATTTGGAAAAGGTATAGATGTCGAAAATGTTGAGAAATATTCATCACCAACCACAACTGATGGCCCTATTGTTGGATTTCTTGGAAGGAATGGCATGTATCTTGAGTCTGCAGGAGTCATGATCCGAAAG CAGCAAGTGATTGAAATCTACGGGCCTTATGGTTCTCAGCTATCAGAAAACTACCGCATGCAACTTCAAGATGGAGAACGTTTCAAAGAAGTTATAGTAAGGTATGGGTCCATAGTGGACTCACTCGGACTCGTGGTAGCTAAGCGAGATGGGACTACCACCACTTACCAATTTGGTGGTCCCGGCTTCTATGAAGGCAAG GTGGTACTCAAGGATGGTGAATACTTAACAAGGATTAGTGGAACCTTTGGTAACTCACCTAAATACCTCCCTGATAATGGTGTGTTGATTGCTACAATGACCATACACACCAATTTGAATCCAAATGGATATGGACCATTTGGAAAAGGTATAGATGTCGAAAATGTTGAGAAATATTCATCACCAACCACAACTGATGGCCCTATTGTTGGATTTCTCGGAAGGAATGGCATGTATCTTGAGTCTACAGGAGTCATGATCCGAAAG GAATTCCCACCAAAGAAAGCAACGTGA
- the LOC110784443 gene encoding MLP-like protein 34, protein MAQCQKVAQCPKVAQCPKVAKCQKTKKIEGQVELQCCANKLFGMLMAKEPNFHHFSNKVCNIQIHQDNCITVGSSRRWDCIIDGKSQFLIERIEAIDEKNKKIRRKVIEGEIMKHYKSLENKIEVIQKRNGTCKVVYSLEYEKMNECAPEPHNLLHFALHLFKEVACRLSN, encoded by the exons atggctCAATGTCAAAAGGTGGCTCAATGTCCAAAGGTGGCTCAATGTCCGAAGGTGGCTAAATGTCAAAAGACCAAAAAGATAGAGGGGCAAGTTGAGCTCCAGTGTTGCGCTAACAAGCTCTTTGGAATGTTGATGGCGAAAGAACCCAACTTTCACCACTTCTCCAACAAGGTTTGCAATATTCAGATCCACCAAGATAATTGCATCACTGTTGGTAGTTCAAGGAGATGGGATTGCATCATCG ATGGAAAGTCACAATTCCTAATCGAGAGAATTGAGGCAATTGATGAGAAGAACAAGAAAATACGTCGCAAAGTGATTGAAGGAGAGATAATGAAGCATTACAAGAGTCTGGAAAACAAAATAGAGGTAATTCAAAAGAGGAATGGAACTTGCAAGGTTGTATACAGTCTTGAATATGAGAAGATGAATGAATGTGCACCTGAACCTCACAACCTGCTTCACTTTGCACTTCATCTCTTCAAGGAAGTTGCGTGTCGCCTCTCAAACTAA
- the LOC110784427 gene encoding mannose/glucose-specific lectin-like isoform X2, translating into MAQAIVKKQAVEYYGPYGSKLPQNYSLQLEDGERFKEVIVTSGSIVDSIGFVVAKRDGTTATYQFGGPGFYEGKVVLKDGEYLTRISGTFGNSPKYLPDNGVLIATMTIHTNLNPNGYGPFGKGIDVENVEKYSSPTTTDGPIVGFLGRNGMYLESAGVMIRKQVIEIYGPYGSQLSENYRMQLQDGERFKEVIVRYGSIVDSLGLVVAKRDGTTTTYQFGGPGFYEGKVVLKDGEYLTRISGTFGNSPKYLPDNGVLIATMTIHTNLNPNGYGPFGKGIDVENVEKYSSPTTTDGPIVGFLGRNGMYLESTGVMIRKEFPPKKAT; encoded by the exons ATGGCTCAAGCAATTGTCAAG AAGCAAGCGGTTGAATACTATGGGCCTTATGGTTCTAAATTGCCACAAAATTATAGCCTGCAACTAGAAGACGGGGAACGTTTCAAAGAAGTTATAGTAACATCTGGGTCCATAGTGGACTCAATTGGGTTCGTGGTAGCTAAGCGAGATGGGACTACCGCCACTTACCAATTTGGTGGTCCCGGCTTCTATGAAGGCAAG GTGGTACTCAAGGATGGTGAATACTTAACAAGGATTAGTGGAACCTTTGGTAACTCACCTAAATACCTCCCTGATAATGGTGTGTTGATTGCTACAATGACCATACACACCAATTTGAATCCAAATGGATATGGACCATTTGGAAAAGGTATAGATGTCGAAAATGTTGAGAAATATTCATCACCAACCACAACTGATGGCCCTATTGTTGGATTTCTTGGAAGGAATGGCATGTATCTTGAGTCTGCAGGAGTCATGATCCGAAAG CAAGTGATTGAAATCTACGGGCCTTATGGTTCTCAGCTATCAGAAAACTACCGCATGCAACTTCAAGATGGAGAACGTTTCAAAGAAGTTATAGTAAGGTATGGGTCCATAGTGGACTCACTCGGACTCGTGGTAGCTAAGCGAGATGGGACTACCACCACTTACCAATTTGGTGGTCCCGGCTTCTATGAAGGCAAG GTGGTACTCAAGGATGGTGAATACTTAACAAGGATTAGTGGAACCTTTGGTAACTCACCTAAATACCTCCCTGATAATGGTGTGTTGATTGCTACAATGACCATACACACCAATTTGAATCCAAATGGATATGGACCATTTGGAAAAGGTATAGATGTCGAAAATGTTGAGAAATATTCATCACCAACCACAACTGATGGCCCTATTGTTGGATTTCTCGGAAGGAATGGCATGTATCTTGAGTCTACAGGAGTCATGATCCGAAAG GAATTCCCACCAAAGAAAGCAACGTGA